A genome region from Nitrospira sp. includes the following:
- a CDS encoding translation initiation factor: MKEKKRISTDGEPVQWNSPFAALKNLELPPTQPRDKADQSTPVPPSHAKNRGRVDIIRQTAHRGGKTVTVVTGFTGIGQAEKEQLAREMQKACGVGGTVKEGRIEIQGDQREEVSRILKNAGFRPVFAGG, translated from the coding sequence ATGAAGGAAAAGAAACGCATCTCCACCGACGGTGAGCCGGTTCAGTGGAACAGTCCGTTTGCGGCGTTGAAGAATCTTGAACTGCCGCCGACTCAACCGCGAGACAAGGCCGACCAATCCACTCCGGTTCCGCCAAGCCACGCGAAGAATCGCGGGCGGGTGGACATTATTCGGCAGACGGCGCATCGGGGTGGCAAGACAGTGACGGTCGTGACAGGATTTACCGGCATCGGCCAGGCCGAGAAGGAACAATTGGCTAGGGAGATGCAGAAGGCCTGTGGTGTCGGGGGGACGGTGAAGGAAGGGCGGATCGAAATTCAAGGTGATCAGCGCGAGGAGGTGTCGCGCATTCTGAAGAACGCCGGATTCCGGCCTGTGTTTGCCGGAGGGTGA
- a CDS encoding YaeQ family protein — MAPNATIFKAVLHIADVDRHYYEDHTVTLAQHPSETDERMMVRLLAFVLHAHEALQFGRGLSTDDEPALWRKDLTGLIELWIEVGLPDDKALRQACGRAKQVCVYTYGGRQADQWWKENLAALGRLKNLTVMNLSQEGSRALAGLAQRNMDLHCTVQDGQLLIGDGTNAVQIELTTLQESSLAMKRES; from the coding sequence ATGGCTCCGAATGCGACGATTTTCAAGGCCGTCCTCCACATCGCCGATGTGGACCGTCACTATTACGAGGACCATACGGTCACCCTCGCGCAGCATCCGTCGGAAACCGACGAACGGATGATGGTGCGTCTGCTGGCGTTTGTCCTGCACGCGCATGAGGCGCTGCAGTTCGGCCGCGGGTTGAGTACTGACGATGAACCTGCGCTCTGGCGCAAGGATCTGACGGGGCTCATCGAACTCTGGATCGAGGTAGGTCTGCCGGATGACAAGGCGCTCCGCCAGGCCTGCGGCCGCGCCAAGCAGGTGTGCGTCTATACCTATGGTGGTCGTCAAGCAGACCAGTGGTGGAAGGAAAATCTGGCTGCGCTTGGTCGGTTGAAAAATCTTACCGTGATGAACCTCTCGCAGGAGGGCAGCCGGGCATTGGCCGGGCTTGCGCAACGCAACATGGATTTGCATTGCACCGTTCAGGATGGGCAGTTGTTGATCGGTGACGGGACAAATGCCGTGCAGATTGAGCTGACGACCTTACAAGAATCCTCACTCGCCATGAAGCGTGAATCGTGA
- a CDS encoding VF530 family protein encodes MTTSHPRDPLHGVTLETIVTTLVERHGWAELGRRLPVRCFLNNPSVKSSLTFLRKTPWARERVEGMYIAELP; translated from the coding sequence ATGACGACCTCCCATCCCCGCGATCCATTGCACGGCGTGACGCTGGAGACCATCGTGACCACCCTGGTCGAACGGCATGGGTGGGCGGAGCTCGGCCGTCGTCTGCCGGTGCGTTGTTTCCTCAACAATCCAAGCGTCAAATCGAGTCTCACGTTTCTGCGCAAGACGCCGTGGGCGCGCGAGCGGGTGGAGGGGATGTATATCGCGGAGTTGCCCTGA
- a CDS encoding HNH endonuclease, whose translation MNVDDIISYGELVGAEKLMLQKGMNFGAGKDYSILLMSQRANAPYRDVVDEATGILVYEGHDQPRTKDCPNPKEVDQPITTPKGTWTENGRFFKAAMDFQRGLKEKAELVKVYEKIAVGVWCYKGFFELFDAHFTLREEKRKVFQFFLKPVEKKSFGRIMELPPKRLIPTHVKVEVWKRDQGKCVQCGFQKNLHYDHDIPYSKGGSSLSAQNVRILCAKCNLEKSDKIMSVLPWLYALTSSIVEIGQHP comes from the coding sequence ATGAATGTAGATGACATCATTAGTTATGGAGAACTGGTCGGCGCTGAGAAATTGATGCTTCAGAAGGGAATGAATTTTGGAGCGGGAAAGGACTATTCCATCTTACTCATGTCTCAACGCGCGAATGCTCCGTATCGAGATGTAGTTGATGAAGCTACAGGAATACTTGTGTATGAGGGCCATGATCAGCCACGGACAAAAGATTGTCCTAATCCCAAAGAGGTTGATCAACCGATCACAACACCAAAGGGGACTTGGACGGAAAATGGCCGATTCTTTAAGGCAGCCATGGATTTTCAGCGCGGGCTGAAAGAAAAGGCAGAGCTGGTGAAAGTATACGAAAAAATTGCCGTCGGGGTATGGTGCTACAAGGGTTTCTTTGAGCTGTTCGACGCACACTTTACGTTGCGGGAGGAAAAGAGAAAAGTGTTCCAGTTCTTCCTCAAGCCTGTCGAAAAGAAATCTTTTGGCCGAATCATGGAACTTCCACCCAAACGGCTGATTCCGACCCATGTGAAAGTTGAAGTCTGGAAACGAGATCAAGGTAAGTGTGTCCAATGTGGTTTCCAAAAGAATCTCCATTACGATCACGACATCCCCTATTCAAAGGGCGGAAGCAGCCTATCTGCGCAGAACGTTCGAATCCTGTGCGCCAAATGCAACCTTGAAAAATCTGACAAGATTATGAGTGTCTTGCCGTGGCTCTATGCATTAACAAGTTCCATTGTGGAGATTGGGCAGCATCCATAG
- a CDS encoding YhjD/YihY/BrkB family envelope integrity protein produces MTKLAHISQFFKQDLWTIDSASVPTLQRIGIHALRLAIAVALEFRHRLLDARATGLVYTTLLSLVPFLAVMFSVLKAFGVHQQIEPVLAQALEPLGPNGQEITRTIIGFVDNLKIGVLGIVGVAGLFYTTYSLIDKIEEALNAIWLVREGRSWGRKFADYLSAVLVGPLLVVTAFGLLASVHSNTLVQRVLDIQPFGYLMLLAGQLLPFVILSGLFTFLYKFIPHTQVRFDSALVGGITAAVLWGLAGEAFAMFVAQSAQYSAIYSGFAVLVLFLLWLYVGWLIVLIGAQFSFFHQYPTAYVSRLLWQQGTQAFRERLALSLLVVLTRQYLKGEGPMPTDDLAVELHLPVSLVAEQVRHLVDTELLGLMAKPEGISLTKPPELVSIKEVLDAIHKGRAADATISLGTDDGVQEMLCRRDTAIEQALAGQTLRSLVEIPLSRKT; encoded by the coding sequence ATGACGAAACTGGCTCACATCTCACAGTTCTTCAAGCAGGACCTGTGGACCATTGATTCCGCGTCTGTGCCCACGCTCCAGCGCATCGGCATTCATGCATTACGGCTGGCGATCGCCGTGGCACTGGAATTTCGCCATCGACTGCTTGATGCCCGGGCCACCGGATTGGTGTACACCACGCTCCTCTCCCTGGTTCCCTTTCTTGCCGTCATGTTTTCGGTCTTAAAAGCCTTCGGGGTCCATCAGCAGATTGAACCGGTCCTGGCCCAGGCACTGGAACCGCTGGGCCCGAACGGCCAGGAAATCACGCGCACGATCATCGGCTTTGTGGACAACCTCAAGATTGGCGTGTTGGGCATCGTCGGCGTCGCGGGGCTGTTCTACACGACCTATTCGCTCATCGACAAAATCGAGGAGGCGCTCAATGCCATTTGGCTGGTACGGGAAGGACGATCGTGGGGACGGAAGTTTGCCGATTATTTGAGCGCCGTACTGGTCGGTCCGTTGCTGGTGGTGACCGCGTTCGGCCTGCTCGCCTCCGTTCATAGTAATACCCTTGTGCAGCGTGTGTTGGACATCCAACCATTCGGGTATCTGATGCTCCTGGCCGGCCAATTGTTGCCCTTTGTCATTTTGAGCGGACTCTTCACCTTTCTGTATAAGTTCATCCCCCACACACAGGTGCGATTCGACTCCGCGCTGGTCGGCGGGATCACCGCAGCCGTCTTATGGGGCCTTGCAGGAGAAGCATTCGCAATGTTCGTGGCTCAGTCGGCCCAATACAGCGCCATCTATTCCGGCTTTGCGGTGCTGGTTCTATTTTTGCTCTGGCTCTATGTGGGATGGCTGATCGTGCTGATCGGCGCGCAATTCTCGTTTTTTCATCAATATCCCACCGCCTATGTGTCGCGTTTGCTCTGGCAGCAAGGCACCCAGGCATTTCGGGAGCGGTTGGCTCTGAGCCTGCTGGTAGTCCTGACTCGACAGTATCTGAAGGGCGAGGGACCGATGCCTACAGACGACCTGGCCGTCGAGTTACACCTCCCCGTCTCGCTCGTGGCAGAACAGGTACGGCATCTGGTGGACACTGAACTGCTCGGCCTCATGGCCAAGCCCGAAGGGATCAGTCTCACCAAGCCGCCCGAGTTGGTTTCCATCAAAGAGGTCCTGGATGCCATCCACAAAGGACGTGCCGCCGATGCGACGATCTCGCTGGGTACGGACGACGGCGTCCAGGAGATGCTATGTCGACGCGATACGGCCATCGAACAGGCACTCGCCGGCCAAACCTTGCGCTCCCTTGTCGAGATCCCCCTGTCTCGCAAAACGTGA
- a CDS encoding peptide chain release factor 3 yields the protein MSLPVENSAADELRREVSRRRTFAIISHPDAGKTTLTEKLLLYAGAVHLAGAVQARSSQRQAKSDWMELEQARGISITSTMLQFDYQGARVNLLDTPGHQDFSEDTYRTLMAVDSAVMVLDGAKGIEPQTKKLFAVCRKRGIPILTFINKMDQPGRHPFDLLDEIERTLGMTAVPFNWPIGEGSGFQGVYDFQHRQVLFFQRTAHNQRRAPMTVEAFPNPKLAETLGDAYGPLQEEIGLLTGAGTSFDRERFLAGELTPVFFGSALTNFGVGPFLDAFTKLAPPPGPRQTTQGLIQPTDEAFSGFVFKIQANMDPQHRDRMAFLRICSGRFEKDMMVHHARLGRKIRMTRPHRLFGRDRETIDEAYPGDVVGLVNPGLFTIGDTLTSDPALTFDPIPHFAPECFGLLRTQDISKHKQFQKGLKQLEEEGVMQIFYSPDHVRREPVLAAVGELQFDVVMSRLENEYGVKTSVERLPHALARWIVGDPATISAVYWPSDTIRLVDQQGRGVMLFTTEHLLAYCIKSNPSIKFLLREEVTGTEG from the coding sequence ATGTCTCTGCCGGTTGAGAATTCCGCAGCCGATGAACTGCGGCGCGAAGTATCGCGACGACGCACATTCGCCATCATTTCCCATCCGGACGCCGGAAAAACCACACTGACTGAAAAGCTGCTGCTCTATGCCGGCGCAGTGCACCTGGCCGGCGCGGTGCAGGCACGCTCTAGCCAGCGTCAAGCCAAGTCCGACTGGATGGAATTGGAGCAGGCGCGCGGCATTTCGATCACCTCCACCATGCTGCAGTTCGATTATCAGGGCGCGCGGGTCAACCTGCTCGATACGCCGGGGCACCAGGATTTCAGCGAAGACACCTATCGCACACTCATGGCCGTGGACAGCGCCGTCATGGTGCTGGACGGCGCCAAGGGTATCGAGCCGCAGACCAAGAAACTCTTCGCCGTCTGCCGCAAACGCGGCATTCCGATCCTGACCTTCATCAACAAGATGGACCAGCCTGGCCGCCACCCGTTCGACCTGTTGGATGAGATCGAACGGACCTTGGGGATGACGGCGGTGCCCTTCAATTGGCCGATCGGGGAAGGCTCCGGCTTTCAAGGTGTGTACGACTTCCAGCACCGCCAGGTGCTGTTCTTCCAGCGCACGGCGCACAATCAACGACGAGCCCCGATGACGGTCGAGGCCTTCCCCAATCCGAAACTGGCGGAAACCCTCGGCGATGCCTACGGCCCGCTGCAGGAAGAGATCGGGCTCTTGACGGGCGCAGGCACCTCCTTCGATCGGGAGCGGTTCCTCGCCGGCGAACTCACGCCGGTGTTCTTCGGCAGCGCGTTGACCAACTTCGGCGTCGGGCCGTTCCTCGACGCGTTCACCAAACTCGCACCGCCTCCCGGCCCCCGCCAAACCACCCAGGGACTGATACAACCGACCGACGAAGCCTTTTCCGGCTTCGTGTTCAAGATTCAGGCAAACATGGACCCGCAGCATCGCGACCGCATGGCCTTCCTCCGCATCTGCTCAGGACGCTTCGAGAAGGACATGATGGTGCATCACGCCAGACTGGGCCGCAAGATCCGGATGACGCGCCCCCATCGCCTCTTTGGCCGCGACCGGGAGACGATCGACGAAGCCTACCCAGGTGATGTGGTTGGGTTGGTGAACCCTGGCTTGTTCACGATCGGAGACACCCTGACCTCCGACCCCGCACTGACCTTCGATCCCATCCCACACTTTGCACCGGAATGTTTCGGCCTCTTGCGGACGCAGGACATCTCCAAGCATAAACAGTTTCAGAAGGGGCTCAAGCAGCTGGAAGAAGAAGGGGTCATGCAGATTTTCTATTCACCCGACCACGTGCGCCGCGAACCGGTGCTGGCGGCAGTCGGGGAACTGCAATTCGACGTCGTCATGTCTCGCCTGGAAAACGAGTATGGGGTAAAGACATCCGTCGAACGTCTGCCTCATGCCCTGGCCCGCTGGATTGTCGGCGATCCCGCGACGATTTCGGCTGTCTATTGGCCGTCCGATACCATCCGCCTCGTCGATCAACAAGGCCGCGGCGTCATGCTGTTTACCACCGAACACCTGCTGGCCTATTGCATCAAATCGAACCCGTCCATCAAGTTTCTGTTGCGGGAAGAAGTGACCGGCACAGAAGGCTAA
- a CDS encoding ATP-binding protein: MAGKQVKRRPRAAAKKMTKQAVKKSETKKAAPARRAKATRAKRPSVAVVVLSGSTPLRRNKAAELVAEELQLDLAKVNLSSVVSRRVGETEKNINRVFDEAERSGSILFFDGADALFATGRAGKDGAGPTTAAGAAHLLQRIEDHNGLVILTTNGKSRIDQALSRQAKVSVMVGIKQKRKKKTA; the protein is encoded by the coding sequence ATGGCTGGGAAACAAGTGAAGCGGCGCCCGCGCGCGGCCGCTAAGAAGATGACGAAGCAGGCGGTGAAGAAATCAGAGACCAAGAAAGCAGCGCCGGCCCGCCGAGCAAAGGCCACTCGCGCGAAGCGGCCGTCGGTGGCGGTGGTCGTCCTGTCCGGTTCCACTCCGCTTCGTCGGAACAAGGCGGCGGAATTGGTGGCGGAGGAACTGCAATTGGATTTAGCGAAGGTGAATCTCTCTTCCGTCGTGAGCCGTCGAGTCGGCGAAACCGAGAAAAACATCAACCGGGTGTTCGATGAGGCGGAACGGAGTGGATCAATTCTCTTCTTTGACGGGGCTGATGCGCTGTTCGCTACAGGCCGGGCGGGCAAAGATGGCGCCGGTCCCACTACCGCCGCCGGAGCGGCTCATCTGTTGCAGCGCATCGAGGATCATAACGGCTTGGTCATTTTGACGACCAACGGAAAAAGCCGGATCGATCAAGCCTTGTCGCGGCAAGCGAAGGTGTCCGTCATGGTGGGGATCAAGCAGAAGCGGAAAAAGAAGACCGCCTGA
- a CDS encoding DEAD/DEAH box helicase family protein, producing MERNRVEMAVTLAPWKAVLRDWQTRAVADVLAQPREDYLVTATPAAGKTRFALRIAHQYLADRAASRVLVICPTNHLRTQWASAAGQVGIQLDPALSNEQACEARDYHGAVVTYQQVCLAPEVFRRACRSRKTLVILDELHHAGDGKDWGKALRESFGEAVFRLALSGTPFRSDNNPIPYVRYEQGESQADFTYGYSHSIRDGVCRPILFPSYEGELTWLSDGREHRATFEDGLTFERQRERLKTALLQETWLGPVLSDAHAELQRLRKQEQADAGGLIVTMNQDHARQVADLVLKLTGTRALVAVSDDPAASKTIETFAHHKTQQWLVAVNMVSEGVDIPRLRVGVYATNVLTEMYFRQVVGRFVRMQDKVPKPQRAWLYLPKDATLVHYAKRIKVERDHVLEEIMPSVQRTLFGTAATSLKEYIPLNGVARLDALIGADEGDPAGEGKGQPELAVALHDQKNILRDKHRSLVGAVARKCGMDHRQLNAELIKRTGGRVDQATIPQLERRIALLEKWRDSGFDKKR from the coding sequence ATGGAGAGGAACCGTGTTGAGATGGCCGTGACGCTCGCCCCATGGAAAGCTGTGTTGCGGGACTGGCAGACGAGGGCGGTGGCCGACGTGTTGGCGCAGCCGCGCGAGGACTATCTCGTCACCGCGACGCCCGCTGCCGGAAAGACGCGTTTTGCGCTCCGGATCGCCCATCAATATCTGGCCGACCGGGCTGCGAGCCGTGTGTTGGTGATCTGCCCGACGAACCATCTTCGAACACAGTGGGCTTCCGCGGCGGGGCAGGTCGGCATTCAACTCGATCCGGCGTTGTCGAATGAACAGGCCTGCGAGGCCCGCGACTATCACGGTGCGGTCGTGACCTATCAGCAAGTCTGTCTGGCGCCTGAAGTGTTCCGGCGCGCCTGCCGCAGTCGCAAAACGCTGGTCATCCTCGACGAGTTGCACCATGCCGGTGACGGCAAAGATTGGGGCAAGGCGCTGCGCGAATCTTTCGGCGAAGCGGTCTTTCGCCTCGCACTGTCCGGCACGCCCTTCCGTTCGGATAACAATCCGATCCCATACGTGCGGTATGAGCAGGGTGAAAGCCAGGCCGATTTCACCTATGGGTACTCCCATTCGATTCGTGACGGGGTTTGCCGTCCGATTCTGTTCCCGAGCTACGAAGGCGAATTGACCTGGTTGTCGGATGGGCGTGAGCATCGGGCCACCTTCGAAGACGGGCTCACCTTCGAGCGTCAGCGGGAGCGACTCAAGACGGCGCTGCTTCAGGAGACGTGGCTCGGGCCTGTCTTGAGCGATGCCCATGCTGAGTTGCAGCGGTTGCGCAAACAGGAGCAGGCGGATGCGGGCGGGTTGATCGTGACCATGAATCAGGATCACGCGCGGCAGGTGGCGGACCTGGTTCTGAAGCTCACGGGCACACGCGCGTTGGTGGCCGTCTCCGACGACCCCGCTGCCTCGAAAACTATCGAAACGTTTGCGCACCATAAGACTCAACAATGGCTGGTGGCGGTAAATATGGTGAGCGAAGGCGTCGATATTCCGCGCCTGCGGGTCGGTGTGTATGCGACCAACGTGTTGACCGAGATGTATTTCCGTCAGGTCGTCGGCCGGTTCGTGCGGATGCAGGATAAGGTGCCGAAACCGCAACGGGCCTGGCTTTATCTGCCGAAAGACGCGACGCTGGTACATTATGCCAAACGCATCAAGGTCGAGCGCGATCACGTTCTTGAAGAGATCATGCCGTCCGTGCAACGGACATTGTTCGGCACGGCGGCCACTTCCCTGAAAGAATATATCCCGCTGAACGGCGTGGCGCGGCTCGATGCGTTGATCGGCGCGGACGAGGGCGATCCGGCCGGTGAAGGTAAGGGACAGCCGGAATTGGCGGTCGCGTTGCACGACCAGAAAAACATCTTGCGGGACAAACATCGCTCGCTGGTCGGGGCGGTGGCGCGGAAGTGCGGCATGGATCATCGGCAGCTCAATGCGGAACTGATCAAGCGCACCGGCGGCCGGGTCGATCAGGCGACCATTCCGCAATTAGAGCGGCGGATCGCCCTGCTGGAGAAATGGCGGGATTCCGGCTTCGACAAGAAGCGCTGA
- a CDS encoding DEAD/DEAH box helicase, with protein sequence MKHTTTHSQTEPAAKGFSPGFAALGLEASLLTTLEALGYEEPTPIQREAIPPLLEGRDLLGQAATGTGKTAAFALPLLQRIAHGPRQRPTALVLVPTRELAVQVSEAVQRYGKELRISVLALYGGQAMGPQLQALRRGVEVIVATPGRALDHLRRKTLKLADLQVVVLDEADEMLDMGFADDLDAILEQTPATKQTALFSATMPPRIASIARRHLKNPVDVTIAREPVKAGAAPRVQQTAYVVARQHKVSALARVLDIATPKSALVFCRTRLEVDEVTAALNGRGYRAEAIHGGMSQVQRDRVMQAFRSGQTELLVATDVAARGLDIPSVSHVINYDLPSSLEVYVHRIGRTGRAGREGAAMTIIEPREHRLLRAVEQHTKAKITVAAVPSLGDLLAKRLERTKTSIQETLEAGELEDFRRVVDALSASAEPADIAAAAIKLVYRSHGGERAEEEIPAVSTRAPEPYRPSRPAYGSAPQQGDRARAPRGGPARGGRAAGTVRVYVGAGRAAGIRPGDLVGAIANEAGVPSRMIGAIEVEERFSLVDVQEEAARQIIEALGRTRIKGQKVAVRLFRD encoded by the coding sequence ATGAAACACACCACGACGCATTCGCAGACGGAGCCGGCGGCCAAGGGATTTTCTCCCGGGTTTGCCGCGCTCGGATTAGAAGCCTCGCTGTTGACCACCCTGGAGGCCTTGGGCTACGAAGAGCCCACCCCGATTCAGCGTGAAGCCATCCCTCCGCTCCTGGAGGGACGCGATCTGCTGGGCCAGGCCGCCACGGGAACCGGAAAGACGGCGGCGTTTGCGTTGCCCCTTTTGCAGCGGATCGCCCATGGCCCACGACAACGTCCTACCGCCTTGGTGCTGGTGCCGACTCGGGAGCTCGCCGTTCAGGTGAGTGAGGCCGTGCAGCGGTACGGCAAGGAATTGCGGATCAGCGTGCTCGCCTTGTACGGCGGTCAAGCGATGGGACCTCAGCTGCAGGCTCTCCGGCGCGGGGTGGAAGTCATCGTGGCGACGCCGGGTCGAGCCTTGGATCACTTGCGCCGCAAGACGTTGAAGCTGGCGGATTTACAAGTCGTGGTGCTCGATGAGGCGGACGAGATGCTCGACATGGGGTTCGCCGACGACCTCGATGCCATTCTCGAACAGACTCCTGCGACCAAGCAGACCGCGTTGTTTTCTGCGACCATGCCGCCGAGGATTGCGTCTATCGCGCGCCGACACTTGAAGAATCCGGTGGATGTGACGATTGCGCGTGAGCCGGTGAAAGCGGGCGCTGCCCCGCGTGTGCAGCAAACGGCCTATGTGGTGGCGCGACAGCATAAGGTGTCCGCGCTGGCTCGCGTGTTGGATATTGCGACGCCCAAGTCGGCGCTCGTTTTTTGCCGGACGCGGTTGGAAGTGGATGAAGTGACGGCGGCGCTGAATGGTCGCGGCTATCGGGCCGAGGCGATCCATGGCGGCATGAGCCAGGTGCAACGGGATCGCGTGATGCAAGCGTTTCGCTCAGGGCAAACCGAACTGCTCGTGGCGACCGACGTGGCCGCGCGCGGGTTGGATATCCCCTCCGTCTCCCACGTGATTAACTACGACCTGCCCTCGTCGTTGGAAGTCTATGTCCATCGGATCGGGCGAACGGGACGGGCGGGGCGCGAAGGCGCGGCAATGACTATCATCGAGCCACGGGAACACCGGTTATTGCGCGCGGTCGAACAGCATACCAAAGCGAAAATCACGGTCGCGGCCGTGCCGTCCCTCGGCGATTTGCTGGCGAAGCGGCTGGAGCGGACCAAGACCTCCATCCAAGAAACCTTGGAGGCCGGCGAGTTGGAGGATTTTCGTCGTGTCGTGGACGCGCTGTCTGCGTCGGCAGAGCCGGCGGATATTGCGGCGGCGGCCATCAAGCTGGTCTATCGATCCCATGGCGGTGAGCGGGCGGAAGAAGAAATCCCGGCAGTCTCGACCAGGGCGCCCGAGCCCTATCGGCCGTCACGTCCAGCATACGGGTCCGCTCCCCAACAAGGGGACCGTGCGCGTGCGCCACGAGGTGGACCTGCTCGCGGTGGTCGGGCGGCCGGAACCGTACGTGTGTATGTCGGAGCCGGTCGTGCGGCGGGGATCAGGCCGGGAGATCTCGTCGGAGCCATTGCCAACGAAGCGGGTGTGCCGTCGCGCATGATCGGAGCGATCGAGGTCGAAGAGCGATTCTCCCTGGTGGATGTACAGGAAGAAGCCGCCCGGCAGATTATCGAGGCTCTCGGACGGACACGCATCAAAGGGCAAAAAGTCGCCGTGAGGTTATTCAGAGACTAA
- a CDS encoding inorganic pyrophosphatase, whose protein sequence is MSKKEIDAARRLMSLMFKAHPWHGVSMGEHAPELVTAYIEIVPTDTVKYEVDKASGFLKVDRPQRFSNYCPSYYGLIPQTYCGERVAKLFGARAGRPDMVGDGDPLDICVLTEKTIPHSDILLTARPIGGFSMADGGEADDKIIAVMRDDAVYGTFTDLKDCPETLLDRLHHYFLTYKHAPGSTQHKVEITSMYGRDEAMKVIHASHDDYKQKFPELEFMWPAGMNS, encoded by the coding sequence ATGAGCAAGAAGGAAATCGATGCAGCGCGACGACTGATGAGCCTGATGTTCAAGGCGCATCCTTGGCACGGGGTGTCCATGGGCGAGCATGCGCCTGAATTGGTAACGGCCTATATCGAAATTGTGCCGACCGATACGGTGAAGTATGAAGTGGACAAGGCCAGCGGGTTTCTCAAGGTCGACCGTCCGCAGCGATTCTCCAACTACTGTCCGTCCTATTACGGGCTGATTCCGCAAACCTATTGCGGCGAGCGCGTGGCGAAACTGTTCGGCGCGCGGGCCGGCCGACCGGATATGGTCGGAGACGGCGATCCGCTTGATATCTGCGTGTTGACCGAGAAGACGATTCCGCACAGCGACATCCTCCTCACGGCCCGGCCCATCGGCGGGTTCAGCATGGCGGACGGCGGCGAGGCGGACGACAAGATCATCGCGGTCATGCGGGACGACGCCGTGTACGGAACGTTTACCGATCTCAAAGATTGTCCGGAGACACTCCTGGATCGCCTGCACCATTATTTCCTGACCTACAAACACGCCCCCGGATCGACGCAGCACAAGGTTGAGATCACGAGCATGTACGGCCGCGATGAGGCCATGAAAGTCATTCACGCCAGTCACGACGACTACAAACAGAAATTCCCTGAGTTGGAATTCATGTGGCCCGCCGGCATGAACAGCTAG
- a CDS encoding CBS domain-containing protein, producing the protein MSTRTVTVTMDDSLARARELFNEHHFHHLLVVQGPTLLGIISDRDLLKAVSPNIGKLSETDRDRATLNKRAHQIMSRTLITVTADTTVEAAARLLLEHRVSCLPVVTTDRHLEGIITWRDLLREYLRHDSAGG; encoded by the coding sequence ATGTCGACACGAACCGTGACCGTGACCATGGACGATTCCCTTGCTCGAGCCCGTGAGCTCTTCAATGAACATCATTTCCACCACCTGCTGGTCGTGCAGGGCCCGACACTCCTCGGCATCATTTCAGATCGCGACCTGCTGAAGGCTGTGAGCCCGAACATCGGGAAGCTGTCCGAAACCGATCGCGACCGGGCGACGCTCAACAAACGCGCCCATCAAATCATGAGCCGGACACTCATCACGGTCACCGCCGACACGACCGTGGAAGCCGCCGCACGACTCCTGCTGGAGCATCGCGTGTCCTGCCTCCCCGTCGTCACCACGGACAGGCATCTTGAAGGCATCATCACCTGGCGGGACCTCCTCCGCGAATATCTTCGACACGATTCCGCCGGCGGCTGA
- a CDS encoding outer membrane beta-barrel protein, giving the protein MRRIREQCVFGGAVVLSVLLSLAPALSQAAEWVHEGMAEEGKFTAGFRVGPSFMTQSAGVSTVGPALNFQGMFGLNKWFRLGMMLEWENHGIDSPQNGSLNTITLLPVNLEYRPGHFGNFIPYFTTGLGVNINTKDVRDTFAWRIGGGIDYALTNLVQDAPKGLMLNMEAAWKRNHPESDGSAMGLIFGVRHTF; this is encoded by the coding sequence ATGCGTAGGATTCGTGAGCAGTGTGTGTTCGGTGGGGCAGTGGTGCTGAGCGTCTTGTTGAGCCTGGCCCCCGCGCTCTCTCAGGCCGCCGAGTGGGTTCATGAGGGCATGGCCGAAGAGGGGAAGTTCACGGCAGGGTTTCGTGTGGGCCCGAGCTTCATGACGCAGAGTGCCGGGGTGTCGACGGTTGGTCCGGCGCTGAATTTTCAAGGCATGTTCGGGCTGAACAAGTGGTTTCGTCTCGGTATGATGTTGGAGTGGGAAAATCATGGGATTGATTCGCCACAAAACGGCTCCCTCAATACCATTACGCTTCTCCCGGTGAATCTGGAGTATCGGCCCGGGCATTTCGGTAACTTCATCCCGTATTTCACCACCGGTCTTGGCGTGAATATCAATACGAAGGATGTTCGAGATACGTTTGCCTGGCGAATCGGTGGCGGTATCGATTACGCGTTGACCAACCTCGTCCAGGATGCGCCGAAGGGCCTCATGTTGAATATGGAGGCGGCCTGGAAGCGCAATCACCCCGAGAGTGACGGGTCCGCCATGGGCCTGATTTTCGGTGTGCGCCATACCTTCTAA